The DNA sequence CCACGCGCTTCAGGCTCGACTCCACGATCTCGTCCGCATCCCCCTTCTTCAACACGCCGTTCAGTTTGTAGCCGGCGATCACGTTGTCGTAGATGGACATGGCCGGAAAGGGGTTGGGCTTCTGGAAGACCATGCCGACCCGGCGGCGGATCGTGACCGGGTCCACGCTGCGGCCGTAGATGTCGGTGTCGTCCAGCATGATGGTGCCGGTCACCCGGGCGGAGGGGGTCAGGTCGTGCATCCGGTTGATGCTGCGCAACACCGTGGATTTGCCGCAGCCGGACGGGCCGATGATGGCGGTCACGCTGTTCTCGGCGACCTCCATGGCGACATTTTTGACGGCATGGTTATCTCCGAAGTGGATATTGAGGTCTCGTATGGCTA is a window from the Oryzomonas sagensis genome containing:
- the pstB gene encoding phosphate ABC transporter ATP-binding protein PstB encodes the protein MNSKLAIRDLNIHFGDNHAVKNVAMEVAENSVTAIIGPSGCGKSTVLRSINRMHDLTPSARVTGTIMLDDTDIYGRSVDPVTIRRRVGMVFQKPNPFPAMSIYDNVIAGYKLNGVLKKGDADEIVESSLKRVALWDEVKDRLRTGAVELSGGQQQRLCIARTIAVKPEVILMDEPASALDPISTLKIEELIEDLKSKYTIVIVTHNMQQAARVSDVTAFFYIGELVEIGETRKVFTNPEKKQTEDYITGRFG